A single window of Crassostrea angulata isolate pt1a10 chromosome 8, ASM2561291v2, whole genome shotgun sequence DNA harbors:
- the LOC128158386 gene encoding tripartite motif-containing protein 2-like isoform X1, whose product MTMDPEYSLQDVLRCLCETPGPPMYCVICNKYLCKACEKDHISDQSKEHKVLPFKKRRYTPKCQKHPSKICEHYCEQCGIPICAACLFSEEHNDHQFIEIFKVMDNKKEIIQKNLQELEKTIYLKYQEIASIITDQKSALKENSQKLTTEIDKHGEDLHREINTIIRNMKSNVEEMDTKHLAVLDKQEDEMKHTISEITQTIAELKMLLDSNDVSRVSAYKSRNDEFRRLPPKLTVSLPSFTPQKINKEQLYQQFGSLSASSIKTEEHGYTMESPGAESSPPDRPLIDVPRIITQINTGYPSIGFFNPLRSVSCLSDDKMWTCGYKDKIMILYNLSGELVKSVKTKSGHHPYDIAVTRSGDLVYTDYHDRTVNIVKNTQIQTVIRLRGWRPWGVCSTSSGDLLVVMNSDDNKQTKVVCYSGSTEKQSIQYDDKGQPLYSSGGIFKIKYICENRNLDICVSDLEARAVVVVNQAGKLRFTYPGPPSTTEEPFNPHGITTDSQGRILTADYNNHRIHILDQDGQFLRYIDNCHLQFPLGLCVDTRDNLFVTDTTGKVKKIQYV is encoded by the coding sequence ATGACCATGGACCCTGAGTACAGCCttcaggatgtgttacggtgtctctgtgagaccccgggcccccctatgtactgtgtcatttgtaacaaatatctgtgtaaagcctgtgAGAAGGACCATATCTCTGATCaatccaaagaacacaaagtgcTGCCATTTAAAAAGAGGAGATATACTCCAAAGTGTCAAAAACATCCCTCAAAAATATGTGAACATTACTGTGAGCAATGTGGCATTCCTATTTGTGCAGCATGTCTTTTCTCTGAAGAACACAATGACCATcagtttattgaaatatttaaagttatgGACAACAAGAAAGaaatcattcaaaaaaatttacagGAACTAGAAAAAACCATTTATCTTAAATATCAAGAGATTGCATCCATTATAACAGACCAGAAATCTGCTCTGAAGGAAAACTCCCAGAAATTAACAACAGAAATcgacaaacatggagaagacttgcacagagaaataaacaCCATTATCAGAAACATGAAATCTAACGTGGAGGAAATGGACACCAAACACCTGGCTGTCTTAgacaaacaggaagatgaaatgaaacacaccatttctgaaatcacacagaccattGCTGAACTGAAGATGTTActggactccaatgatgtcagccgtgtctctgcctacaaatccaggaatgatgaattcagaagattgcctcctaaactcacagtgtccttaccaagttttacccctcagaagatcaacaaagaacagctttatcaacagtttggttctctgtccgcgtcatctatcaaaacagaagaacatggctacaccatggaatctcccggtgctgagtcctctcccccggacagaccgctcattgatgtaccacggaTCATCACACAAATAAACACCGGGTACCCGTCTATAGGATTCTTTAATCCATTACGCAGTGTGTCCTGTCTGAGTGATGATAAGATGTGGACGTGTGGTTATAAAGACAAAATCATGATACTGTACAACCTCAGTGGGgaactagtgaagtcagtcAAAACCAAGTCAGGGCACCATCCATacgacatagcagtgacaaggagtggggatctagtttatactgattaccatgatagaactgtgaacatagtgaagaatacacagatacagacagtgatcagactacgggGGTGGAGACCTTggggtgtctgtagtacctcctctggtgacctcctggttgtcatgaaCAGTGatgataataaacaaacaaaagttgtgtgttactctggctccacagagaaacaaagtattcagtacgacgacaaaggacaacctctctattcatctggtggaatatttaaaattaaatacatttgtgagaacaggaacctagatatctgtgtgtcagacttggaagcccgtgcagtagtggtggtcaatcaggccgggaaactccgctTTACCTACcctggtcctccctctactaccgAGGAACCATTCAATCCAcacggcatcacaacagacagccagggtcggatcctgacagcagactataacaaccaccgtatccacatcctggatcaggacggacagttcctccgctacattgacaactgtcatttacagttTCCAttgggtttatgtgtggacaccagagacaacctctttgtgacTGATAcaacaggtaaagtgaagaaaatacaatatgtcTAG
- the LOC128159443 gene encoding uncharacterized protein LOC128159443 isoform X2: MASRKSRKKSIVTSVSVKENENSFQNCLEHTGNKLFFFCRPCAIPICHKCASETHLSHDAENVLENFQSMRDLVTSDTSRMESLIQPEYKKIETQIQTNVLKLTSGYENVKKQIVTNGEIWHKAVESAVTKCLERVETMEKEDFSNLREQRKLISSLIAEIQSLIDYNKKILNENDISEINKFKAKSEEFSRIPTITSIIAPVFKNSDVEKEQLPERFGALKASVLKKSRDFVINVTSAEPPSKRDTLLDKPVVLRKVETKFEKCWSVQCIQDQNVWISGDVETVAKVDVHGNMIEKVSTRSKQAPFDLSITSKGELLYTDYGDRSVNIMKKGKFEPFLKLQGWNPLGLCATDSGEVLLCMDNRNDSSKQKSQQVKVVRYVHSSPTQEIQYDDGGCPLYVSGDFDVYITVNSNQDVCVSDRNAKAVVSTTQSGRFRWRYFGNVPTRKCPYFDPRSILTDRSCRILVSDADSNLVHLLDDRGHLLCLIGRGFLEKPVGISLDSEGNLYVVEYHTAKLKVIKYIK; this comes from the coding sequence ATGGCCTCGAGAAAATCCAGAAAGAAAAGCATAGTTACAAGCGTCAgtgttaaagaaaatgaaaactcaTTCCAAAACTGTTTAGAGCACACAGGAAATAAACTATTCTTTTTCTGCCGCCCATGTGCGATTCCAATATGTCACAAATGCGCAAGCGAAACACACTTGAGTCACGATGCAGaaaacgttttagaaaattttcaatCCATGCGGGACCTCGTGACCTCTGACACATCACGCATGGAGTCTCTCATTCAACCAGAGTATAAAAAGATAGAGACTCAGATTCAGACGAACGTTTTAAAGTTGACCAGTGGTTacgaaaatgtcaaaaaacaaaTCGTCACAAACGGCGAGATTTGGCACAAGGCAGTGGAGAGCGCCGTGACGAAATGTTTGGAGAGAGTGGAAACGATGGAAAAGGAAGACTTTTCCAATCTCCGGGAGCAGCGAAAACTCATATCTAGTCTGATAGCGGAAATTCAATCGCTGATTgactacaataaaaaaatattgaacgaAAACGATATTTCTGAAATCAATAAATTCAAAGCAAAGAGTGAGGAATTTTCAAGGATTCCCACAATAACAAGTATCATTGCACCAGTGTTCAAGAACAGTGATGTAGAAAAGGAACAACTTCCCGAACGATTCGGTGCTCTTAAAGCATCCGTTCTGAAGAAGTCTCGAGATTTCGTCATCAATGTGACGTCAGCAGAGCCCCCTTCAAAAAGGGACACACTACTAGACAAACCAGTTGTTCTACGCAAAGTGGAGACAAAGTTCGAGAAGTGCTGGAGTGTACAGTGCATTCAAGACCAGAACGTGTGGATAAGTGGAGATGTGGAAACTGTAGCTAAGGTTGATGTTCATGGCAATATGATTGAAAAAGTGTCCACTCGATCAAAGCAAGCTCCGTTCGATCTGTCTATTACTTCCAAGGGAGAACTACTTTACACTGATTACGGAGACAGAAGTGTTAACATAATGAAAAAGGGGAAATTCGAACCCTTTCTGAAACTTCAGGGATGGAATCCACTTGGGTTATGTGCGACAGATTCTGGAGAAGTTTTACTGTGTATGGACAATCGGAACGACTCGTCAAAACAAAAATCTCAACAGGTGAAGGTCGTTCGTTATGTTCACAGTTCACCCACGCAAGAGATTCAGTATGACGACGGAGGGTGTCCACTCTACGTTTCCGGCGATTTTGATGTTTACATCACCGTGAACAGTAATCAGGATGTGTGTGTATCAGACCGTAACGCCAAAGCCGTCGTGTCAACCACCCAATCAGGTCGGTTCCGTTGGCGTTACTTTGGAAATGTCCCCACGCGCAAATGTCCGTATTTCGATCCACGAAGCATTTTAACTGACAGAAGTTGCAGAATCCTGGTATCGGACGCCGATAGCAACTTGGTTCATCTCCTTGACGACAGAGGTCACTTGTTGTGTTTGATTGGTCGAGGATTTCTGGAGAAACCAGTGGGTATTAGTTTGGACTCCGAGGGAAACTTGTATGTTGTCGAATACCATACAGCGAAGTTGAAAGTcattaaatacatcaaataG
- the LOC128158394 gene encoding uncharacterized protein LOC128158394 produces the protein MAFDVSNYYIDNMVKNNVEHVTETEVQAINNLTMGQSSNPNWTEMRKGRITASNFYAVHTKVESYKRNAAHCDIKPLLSRIMGYKHVNPNVMSLKYGREMEPIAKIEFMKMYRKKHKDVSFDECGIFLDVDHPYLAASPVLLVSCSCCGEGLVEFKCPLIPKCSTCFSFCKCNLPSCLQNTESLPLKHGAYYGQIQGQIEHTKRKWCILYIYTCNGPFYENIVFDQHFYSEMSSNLEFFYHSFVLPEIHSRSLQHLLTQESLNVHTPEPMEIDNKVHVDGETYFCPECNMVVMNEVTKLKERSIYCDVCKLWYHFHCVGITDKYVKSLTSWHCKKCIQSSS, from the coding sequence ATGGCTTTTGATGTTTCAAACTATTATATTGACAATATGGTTAAAAACAATGTAGAACATGTCACAGAGACTGAGGTTCAAGCCATTAACAACCTCACCATGGGTCAATCATCCAACCCCAATTGGACAGAGATGAGGAAAGGACGGATTACGGCATCGAATTTCTATGCTGTCCATACAAAAGTGGAAAGTTATAAGAGAAACGCTGCACACTGTGACATAAAGCCTTTGCTCTCACGTATAATGGGATATAAACATGTTAATCCGAATGTGATGTCTTTAAAGTATGGACGAGAAATGGAACCCATTGCTAAAATTGAGtttatgaaaatgtacagaaaaaaacaCAAAGATGTATCATTTGATGAATGTGGTATATTTTTAGATGTTGATCACCCCTATTTAGCAGCTTCCCCCGTTTTATTGGTATCATGTTCTTGCTGTGGTGAGGGTTTAGTAGAATTTAAATGTCCTCTCATTCCAAAATGTTctacatgtttttctttttgcaaatgtaatttgccaagttgtttacaaaacactGAATCACTTCCATTGAAACACGGGGCATATTATGGTCAAATTCAGGGCCAGATTGAACATACAAAGCGAAAATGGTGTatactgtacatatatacatgcaatggaccattttatgaaaatattgtatttgaccagcatttttattcagaaatgTCATCCAACCTTGAATTTTTCTATCATTCATTTGTATTACCAGAGATTCATTCTAGGTCTTTGCAACATCTTTTGACCCAAGAAAGTTTAAATGTTCATACACCAGAGCCAATGGAAATTGACaacaaggtacatgtagatgGGGAGACATATTTTTGTCCTGAATGTAATATGGTTGTTATGAATGAAGTGACAAAGCTTAAAGAGCGTAGCATATATTGTGATGTGTGCAAACTTTGGTATCATTTTCATTGTGTTGGAATAACTGACAAGTATGTCAAAAGTTTGACATCATGGCATTGTAAAAAATGCATTCAATCTTCTTCTTAA
- the LOC128159443 gene encoding uncharacterized protein LOC128159443 isoform X1 — translation MDTKGSDSSRSNMASRKSRKKSIVTSVSVKENENSFQNCLEHTGNKLFFFCRPCAIPICHKCASETHLSHDAENVLENFQSMRDLVTSDTSRMESLIQPEYKKIETQIQTNVLKLTSGYENVKKQIVTNGEIWHKAVESAVTKCLERVETMEKEDFSNLREQRKLISSLIAEIQSLIDYNKKILNENDISEINKFKAKSEEFSRIPTITSIIAPVFKNSDVEKEQLPERFGALKASVLKKSRDFVINVTSAEPPSKRDTLLDKPVVLRKVETKFEKCWSVQCIQDQNVWISGDVETVAKVDVHGNMIEKVSTRSKQAPFDLSITSKGELLYTDYGDRSVNIMKKGKFEPFLKLQGWNPLGLCATDSGEVLLCMDNRNDSSKQKSQQVKVVRYVHSSPTQEIQYDDGGCPLYVSGDFDVYITVNSNQDVCVSDRNAKAVVSTTQSGRFRWRYFGNVPTRKCPYFDPRSILTDRSCRILVSDADSNLVHLLDDRGHLLCLIGRGFLEKPVGISLDSEGNLYVVEYHTAKLKVIKYIK, via the exons ATG GATACCAAAGGTAGCGATTCATCTAGAAGCAATATGGCCTCGAGAAAATCCAGAAAGAAAAGCATAGTTACAAGCGTCAgtgttaaagaaaatgaaaactcaTTCCAAAACTGTTTAGAGCACACAGGAAATAAACTATTCTTTTTCTGCCGCCCATGTGCGATTCCAATATGTCACAAATGCGCAAGCGAAACACACTTGAGTCACGATGCAGaaaacgttttagaaaattttcaatCCATGCGGGACCTCGTGACCTCTGACACATCACGCATGGAGTCTCTCATTCAACCAGAGTATAAAAAGATAGAGACTCAGATTCAGACGAACGTTTTAAAGTTGACCAGTGGTTacgaaaatgtcaaaaaacaaaTCGTCACAAACGGCGAGATTTGGCACAAGGCAGTGGAGAGCGCCGTGACGAAATGTTTGGAGAGAGTGGAAACGATGGAAAAGGAAGACTTTTCCAATCTCCGGGAGCAGCGAAAACTCATATCTAGTCTGATAGCGGAAATTCAATCGCTGATTgactacaataaaaaaatattgaacgaAAACGATATTTCTGAAATCAATAAATTCAAAGCAAAGAGTGAGGAATTTTCAAGGATTCCCACAATAACAAGTATCATTGCACCAGTGTTCAAGAACAGTGATGTAGAAAAGGAACAACTTCCCGAACGATTCGGTGCTCTTAAAGCATCCGTTCTGAAGAAGTCTCGAGATTTCGTCATCAATGTGACGTCAGCAGAGCCCCCTTCAAAAAGGGACACACTACTAGACAAACCAGTTGTTCTACGCAAAGTGGAGACAAAGTTCGAGAAGTGCTGGAGTGTACAGTGCATTCAAGACCAGAACGTGTGGATAAGTGGAGATGTGGAAACTGTAGCTAAGGTTGATGTTCATGGCAATATGATTGAAAAAGTGTCCACTCGATCAAAGCAAGCTCCGTTCGATCTGTCTATTACTTCCAAGGGAGAACTACTTTACACTGATTACGGAGACAGAAGTGTTAACATAATGAAAAAGGGGAAATTCGAACCCTTTCTGAAACTTCAGGGATGGAATCCACTTGGGTTATGTGCGACAGATTCTGGAGAAGTTTTACTGTGTATGGACAATCGGAACGACTCGTCAAAACAAAAATCTCAACAGGTGAAGGTCGTTCGTTATGTTCACAGTTCACCCACGCAAGAGATTCAGTATGACGACGGAGGGTGTCCACTCTACGTTTCCGGCGATTTTGATGTTTACATCACCGTGAACAGTAATCAGGATGTGTGTGTATCAGACCGTAACGCCAAAGCCGTCGTGTCAACCACCCAATCAGGTCGGTTCCGTTGGCGTTACTTTGGAAATGTCCCCACGCGCAAATGTCCGTATTTCGATCCACGAAGCATTTTAACTGACAGAAGTTGCAGAATCCTGGTATCGGACGCCGATAGCAACTTGGTTCATCTCCTTGACGACAGAGGTCACTTGTTGTGTTTGATTGGTCGAGGATTTCTGGAGAAACCAGTGGGTATTAGTTTGGACTCCGAGGGAAACTTGTATGTTGTCGAATACCATACAGCGAAGTTGAAAGTcattaaatacatcaaataG